The following proteins are co-located in the Streptomyces asiaticus genome:
- a CDS encoding IS701 family transposase gives MTARRPCPPAPGPLEQYAVGFDDLFDSLAQRRGFRQYLTGLLAPRERNKTLTCLAGAEPVAGAQHPAVQRLQFFLSESPWEHERINARRLERLLDDPRTAPHAGGVLVIDDSGDRKDGTATANVGRQWLGRYGKTDNGVVTVTTLWADERLYYPLHAVPYTPARHFPKGRSDPGFATKLQIAAALARRATEAGVDFRAVAADCAYGDQDGFRGELATAGLPFVMALKRRRGTWAYGPDAHTPVDAARELAWHGPDRPGDWTTVTRTFRDGHTTTWWAADASLGWWGPDGTTRLVVATTHPDTLPEKSTWYLATNLPRPNSTRQADSPHPAADLAEIVRIYGIRNWIEQSYKQVKDELGWADFQVRTDRAIRRHQTLVNCAFSFCWEAGLPPTPANRLARPERGHPIAPPGTLAPGPTCRPQLADPHHHAATLVESLVQHAPTSRVTKPDQRSQHRPTTQPPPPTPALTNHR, from the coding sequence ATGACCGCTCGTCGTCCGTGTCCGCCGGCTCCGGGACCGCTGGAGCAGTACGCCGTCGGCTTCGATGATCTGTTTGACTCCCTGGCTCAGCGTCGGGGTTTTCGTCAGTACCTCACGGGGTTGCTGGCGCCGCGCGAACGGAACAAAACGCTGACATGCCTGGCCGGGGCCGAGCCGGTAGCGGGAGCCCAGCACCCCGCAGTGCAGCGGCTGCAGTTCTTCCTCTCCGAATCCCCCTGGGAGCACGAGCGGATCAACGCCCGTCGTCTTGAGCGGTTACTGGATGATCCGCGCACCGCTCCGCATGCCGGTGGAGTGCTGGTCATCGACGACTCCGGCGACCGGAAGGACGGGACCGCGACCGCGAACGTGGGCCGGCAGTGGCTGGGCCGATACGGCAAGACCGACAACGGTGTCGTCACCGTCACCACATTGTGGGCGGACGAGCGACTGTACTACCCGCTGCACGCCGTGCCCTACACCCCCGCCCGCCACTTCCCCAAGGGCCGCAGCGATCCGGGCTTCGCCACGAAACTGCAGATCGCTGCCGCTCTCGCCCGCCGGGCCACGGAGGCCGGAGTGGACTTCCGCGCGGTGGCGGCCGACTGCGCCTACGGCGACCAGGACGGCTTCCGCGGCGAACTGGCCACCGCCGGGCTGCCGTTCGTGATGGCCCTCAAACGGCGCCGCGGCACCTGGGCCTACGGCCCCGATGCCCACACCCCGGTCGACGCCGCCCGGGAACTGGCCTGGCACGGCCCCGACCGGCCGGGCGACTGGACGACGGTGACCCGCACCTTCCGTGACGGCCACACCACCACCTGGTGGGCCGCCGACGCCTCCCTGGGCTGGTGGGGACCGGACGGCACCACCCGGCTGGTGGTGGCCACTACCCACCCGGACACCCTGCCGGAGAAATCCACCTGGTACCTGGCCACCAACCTGCCCCGCCCCAACTCGACACGCCAGGCCGACAGCCCCCACCCGGCCGCCGACCTCGCCGAGATCGTGCGGATCTACGGCATCCGCAACTGGATCGAGCAGAGCTACAAACAGGTCAAGGACGAACTGGGCTGGGCCGACTTCCAGGTCCGCACCGACCGCGCCATCCGCCGCCACCAGACCCTGGTCAACTGCGCGTTCTCCTTCTGCTGGGAAGCCGGACTGCCACCGACTCCCGCCAACCGGCTGGCCCGGCCAGAGAGGGGGCACCCGATCGCACCACCCGGCACGCTGGCCCCAGGCCCTACGTGCCGTCCGCAGCTGGCTGACCCCCACCATCATGCTGCAACGCTGGTGGAAAGCCTGGTCCAGCACGCCCCCACCAGCAGAGTTACAAAACCTGATCAACGCAGTCAGCACCGGCCGACCACTCAGCCACCACCTCCCACTCCCGCCTTAACAAACCACCGCTAG
- a CDS encoding DUF5131 family protein gives MRFLSSEPLLGSLDALDVTGIDWVIVGGESGRRARPMDIGIGIAGTRRQPHDHAIVPNISGVVRATLRQSQSLTFSLFCLLFSAGGLERSSGRARRSSHSGPPRARQGGTHLMAAAVLAHGSPSAPWAPAQNRRLIFCSTSTSPYSCARGCPTPTSRTRPNDGCTARPRTGAHARIRDIGEGADGGAPRKLVRCRARVTSSAREMARPALFSDARRNRYARVPFPVDQGSHLAHGLPARTAIRARRPPSS, from the coding sequence GTGCGATTCCTGTCCTCTGAGCCGCTGCTGGGCTCGCTGGACGCGTTGGACGTCACTGGCATCGACTGGGTGATTGTGGGTGGGGAGTCGGGCCGCCGGGCCAGGCCCATGGACATCGGTATCGGGATAGCTGGCACGCGCCGTCAGCCGCACGACCACGCCATCGTGCCCAATATCAGTGGGGTCGTACGGGCGACGCTGCGGCAATCGCAATCACTCACGTTCAGCCTTTTCTGTCTGCTGTTCAGCGCTGGGGGACTCGAACGAAGTAGCGGGCGGGCGCGCCGATCGTCCCACTCAGGGCCACCCCGCGCCCGTCAGGGGGGCACGCACCTGATGGCGGCTGCGGTGCTCGCCCATGGTTCGCCATCCGCGCCGTGGGCGCCTGCGCAGAACCGGCGGCTGATCTTCTGCTCCACGTCGACCTCGCCGTACAGCTGTGCCCGCGGCTGTCCGACCCCCACGAGCAGGACAAGGCCTAACGACGGCTGCACGGCGCGGCCAAGGACCGGGGCGCACGCTCGCATCCGGGACATCGGCGAAGGCGCAGACGGAGGGGCTCCTCGGAAGCTCGTACGCTGTCGAGCTCGGGTGACATCGTCAGCCCGTGAGATGGCTCGCCCGGCGTTATTCAGTGATGCACGGCGGAACCGGTACGCCCGAGTACCGTTCCCCGTGGACCAGGGATCGCACCTCGCACACGGCCTGCCTGCCAGGACTGCGATCCGCGCTCGGCGGCCTCCTTCTAGCTGA
- a CDS encoding response regulator transcription factor, producing MCAYVVVAEDDRKQAELVRRYLEHEGHRVTVVHDGRAALAEVRRQPPDLLVLDVMMPQVDGLDLCRVLRAESTLPVLMLTARATEDDLLLGLDLGADDYMTKPFSPRELMARIRSLLRRSSATTVATGTEPVLTVGPLTVDPARHEVSMHGRPVDCTPGEFRLLQMLAARPGHVFTRPRILERLHGFDRYVTTRSVDVHVMNLRKKLETDPRRARFLVTVYGVGYKIADGTAGPTTDVAAHATADTAADVITDAADDGEAHRAP from the coding sequence ATGTGCGCATACGTGGTCGTCGCCGAGGACGACCGGAAGCAGGCCGAACTGGTCCGTCGTTATCTGGAACACGAGGGCCACCGGGTGACCGTCGTCCACGACGGGCGGGCCGCGCTGGCGGAGGTCCGGCGGCAGCCTCCCGATCTGCTCGTCCTGGACGTGATGATGCCCCAGGTGGACGGCCTCGACTTATGCCGCGTGCTGCGCGCGGAATCGACCCTGCCGGTGCTGATGCTGACCGCCCGCGCCACCGAGGACGATCTGCTGCTGGGCCTGGACCTCGGCGCCGACGACTACATGACCAAGCCGTTCAGCCCGCGCGAGCTGATGGCCCGGATCCGCTCGCTGCTGCGGCGCAGCTCCGCCACCACGGTCGCGACGGGCACGGAGCCGGTGCTCACCGTCGGGCCCCTGACCGTCGACCCCGCCCGGCACGAGGTGTCGATGCACGGCCGGCCGGTGGACTGCACACCCGGTGAGTTCCGGTTGCTGCAGATGCTGGCCGCCCGCCCCGGCCACGTCTTCACCCGCCCGCGGATCCTGGAGCGCCTGCATGGCTTCGACCGGTACGTCACCACACGGTCCGTCGACGTGCATGTGATGAACCTCCGCAAGAAACTGGAAACCGATCCGCGCCGGGCCCGTTTCCTGGTCACCGTCTACGGCGTCGGCTACAAGATCGCCGACGGCACAGCCGGTCCGACGACGGACGTGGCGGCACATGCGACCGCGGACACGGCGGCCGATGTGATCACGGATGCCGCCGACGACGGAGAAGCCCACCGTGCGCCGTGA
- a CDS encoding M20/M25/M40 family metallo-hydrolase, which produces MRPTSRLHRASVVLGLCAALVGAPAAAAEPATAAAPPVITSDQVMPHLDALQQIADRDGGNRAHGTPGYRDSVAYVKAALDQAGFRTALHRFTHDGATGYNLIADWPGGDPEHIVFAGAHLDSVPMGPGINDNGSGSAALLATALEVSKAGLRTDRHLRFAWWGAEEAGLVGSRAYVRDLPAADRERIDVYLNVDMAGTNRENQLWLVVHDDPAATAAFEDWFAARELPTFDIGIGGSDHVSFGEAGIPVGGFATGVDDCIHDACDRVENVNPRIETLSTNALINAVWQLAARH; this is translated from the coding sequence ATGCGCCCAACGTCCCGTCTGCACCGCGCGAGCGTGGTCCTCGGGCTGTGCGCCGCCCTCGTGGGCGCGCCCGCCGCCGCGGCCGAACCCGCCACCGCCGCGGCCCCGCCCGTCATCACCTCGGACCAGGTCATGCCGCATCTCGACGCCCTGCAGCAGATCGCGGACCGTGACGGGGGCAACCGCGCCCATGGCACCCCCGGCTACCGCGACTCGGTGGCCTACGTGAAGGCCGCGCTGGACCAGGCCGGATTCCGTACCGCCCTGCACCGCTTCACTCATGACGGCGCCACCGGCTACAACCTCATCGCGGACTGGCCCGGCGGCGACCCCGAGCACATCGTGTTCGCCGGAGCGCACCTGGACAGCGTGCCGATGGGGCCCGGTATCAACGACAACGGCTCCGGCTCCGCCGCCCTGCTCGCCACCGCACTCGAAGTGTCCAAGGCGGGTCTCAGGACCGACCGCCATTTGCGGTTCGCCTGGTGGGGCGCCGAGGAGGCGGGCCTGGTGGGATCCCGCGCCTATGTGCGGGACCTGCCGGCCGCCGACCGCGAACGGATCGACGTCTATCTGAACGTGGACATGGCCGGAACCAACAGGGAGAACCAGCTGTGGCTCGTCGTCCACGACGACCCCGCGGCGACCGCGGCGTTCGAGGACTGGTTCGCGGCCCGGGAACTGCCCACGTTCGACATCGGCATCGGCGGCAGCGACCACGTCTCGTTCGGTGAGGCCGGCATCCCGGTGGGCGGTTTCGCCACGGGGGTCGACGACTGCATACACGATGCATGCGACCGCGTCGAGAACGTGAATCCGCGCATCGAGACCCTCAGCACCAACGCCCTCATCAACGCGGTCTGGCAACTCGCCGCGCGCCACTGA
- a CDS encoding sensor histidine kinase: MPPTTEKPTVRRDVPLRRSLLLRLLAASVLVSVCSVATTAWLAVRTTAVAIREERGQALADDTRIYDRLLGYAARHPRWDGVGPTVRALARETGHRIVITGDGRRIADSRPAPGLPYRPPDKATAAIDPLAVSPELLPDSASDRIDPRAVGPFRLSEDERTRLRGAARRLAKCLRTVLGQEMTVVQAPSGRSRVESGASRVPETPRCYSATLDSRTPTEAKALVALNALVNTCLSRRHAAEVKLTLDDHGIPSAVLPAPRPGPPQETPSGPRGAGNADGSLVTSCLASGRAQQLAPYVAPTAALYVTSPGRSATTFFDLSAGNRARIAGGAVLMLLVTVTATTLAGLRLVRPLRALTEAARRMEEGEPGARVAVTSNDELGRLTSAFNAMSRRRDQLEAVRKDMVSDVAHELRTPLSNIRGWLEGAQDGVVPQGDVLVSSLLEEALHLQHLIDDLRDLSAADAGELRLNLAEVDIADLLAHTATAHHAAAENAGVTLRAETPGDGVVIEADQVRLHQAVGNLVTNALRHTPSGGAVSLRVHRTGDEVLIEVADTGSGIAAEDLPHVFDRFWRADKSRCRRTGGSGLGLSIVRKLVQAHGGTVTASSTLGEGSVFTIRLPRVPLPPTTDSTGVPVKGAMPHRPVDQSCRAPAFTHPEQCAELSALPHPPDGARSCPAGREVPPSGGLLRREWEVVAEWSAGADCVDQVL; the protein is encoded by the coding sequence ATGCCGCCGACGACGGAGAAGCCCACCGTGCGCCGTGACGTACCGCTGCGCCGCAGCCTGCTGCTGCGCCTGCTCGCCGCGTCCGTGCTGGTCTCCGTGTGTTCGGTCGCCACGACCGCCTGGCTGGCCGTGCGGACGACCGCGGTCGCCATCCGCGAGGAACGGGGCCAGGCCCTCGCGGACGACACCCGGATCTACGACCGCCTGCTCGGCTACGCGGCCCGCCATCCGCGCTGGGACGGCGTGGGCCCGACCGTACGCGCCCTGGCCCGGGAGACCGGGCACCGTATCGTCATCACCGGTGACGGTCGGCGGATCGCCGACTCCCGACCCGCCCCGGGCCTTCCCTACCGGCCGCCCGACAAGGCGACGGCCGCCATCGACCCGCTGGCGGTGAGCCCCGAGCTGCTGCCGGACTCCGCCTCCGACCGGATCGATCCGCGCGCCGTCGGGCCGTTCCGGCTCAGCGAGGACGAACGCACGAGGCTGCGCGGGGCGGCGCGACGCCTGGCCAAGTGCCTGCGCACCGTCCTCGGCCAGGAGATGACCGTGGTCCAGGCTCCCAGCGGGCGGTCGCGCGTGGAGAGTGGCGCCTCCCGGGTGCCGGAGACCCCGCGTTGTTACTCCGCGACGCTCGACTCCCGCACCCCGACCGAGGCCAAGGCGCTGGTCGCGCTCAACGCCCTCGTCAACACCTGCCTGTCCCGGCGCCACGCGGCCGAGGTGAAGCTCACCCTGGACGACCACGGGATACCAAGTGCCGTGCTGCCGGCGCCGCGTCCCGGGCCCCCGCAGGAGACGCCTTCCGGGCCGCGTGGCGCCGGGAACGCCGATGGCTCACTGGTCACCTCGTGCCTGGCCAGTGGCCGCGCCCAGCAGCTCGCACCGTATGTCGCCCCCACGGCGGCGCTGTATGTCACCAGTCCCGGCCGGAGCGCCACGACGTTCTTCGACCTGTCCGCGGGCAACCGCGCCCGTATCGCGGGCGGCGCCGTCCTCATGCTGCTCGTCACCGTCACCGCCACCACGCTCGCCGGACTACGGCTGGTCAGGCCGCTGCGTGCGCTGACCGAGGCGGCGCGGCGCATGGAGGAGGGGGAGCCCGGCGCGCGGGTGGCGGTCACCAGCAACGACGAACTGGGCCGTCTCACCTCGGCGTTCAACGCGATGTCCAGACGGCGTGACCAGCTGGAGGCGGTGCGCAAGGACATGGTCAGCGATGTGGCACATGAGCTGCGCACCCCGCTGAGCAATATCCGCGGCTGGCTGGAGGGCGCGCAGGACGGTGTCGTACCGCAGGGCGACGTGCTGGTGTCCTCGCTGCTGGAAGAGGCGTTGCACCTCCAGCACCTCATCGACGACCTGCGGGATCTGTCCGCGGCCGACGCGGGAGAGCTGCGGCTGAACCTCGCCGAGGTCGACATCGCGGACCTGCTGGCCCATACGGCGACGGCCCATCACGCGGCGGCGGAGAACGCGGGTGTCACCCTCCGCGCGGAAACCCCCGGCGACGGCGTGGTCATCGAGGCCGATCAGGTACGGCTGCACCAGGCGGTCGGCAACCTGGTGACGAACGCCCTCCGGCACACCCCGTCCGGCGGGGCCGTGTCCCTGCGCGTCCACCGGACCGGTGACGAGGTGCTGATCGAGGTCGCGGACACCGGCTCCGGAATCGCCGCCGAGGATCTGCCCCATGTCTTCGACCGCTTCTGGCGCGCCGACAAGTCGCGCTGCCGCCGGACCGGCGGCAGCGGTCTGGGCCTGTCCATCGTGCGCAAGCTGGTACAGGCACACGGGGGCACGGTGACGGCGAGCAGCACCCTCGGCGAGGGCTCGGTGTTCACCATCCGCCTGCCCCGGGTGCCGCTTCCGCCCACCACCGACAGCACCGGCGTGCCGGTGAAGGGCGCCATGCCCCACCGGCCGGTCGACCAGTCGTGCCGGGCCCCGGCATTCACTCATCCCGAACAGTGCGCAGAGCTCTCCGCGCTCCCTCACCCACCAGATGGTGCACGGTCATGCCCGGCAGGGCGGGAAGTTCCGCCTAGCGGTGGTTTGTTAAGGCGGGAGTGGGAGGTGGTGGCTGAGTGGTCGGCCGGTGCTGACTGCGTTGATCAGGTTTTGTAA
- a CDS encoding ABC transporter ATP-binding protein yields the protein MTMRKDHHMMTAVSAADIAPTPYAWEIRATGLKVRVGRNHMAVDGLDLSLGTGVHGLLGPNGAGKSTLIRALATVLRPAEGTLELLGESAGGRGEHRALRRRIGYLPQEFGYYKRFTVREFVEYMAWLKEVPKADIPAAVQHAVERVGLADRADKRMKTLSGGMVRRVGIAQAIVNDPSILLLDEPTASLDPAQRLRFRELLQELGKDTCVVVSTHLVEDVAAACTDVVLFAEGRLVFQGTPEDLAAAGGPEHVGDSPLERGYSALLLGPGRGRGAW from the coding sequence TTGACCATGAGAAAGGACCACCACATGATGACCGCGGTGAGCGCGGCCGACATCGCACCGACGCCCTACGCCTGGGAGATCCGGGCCACCGGGCTGAAGGTCAGGGTTGGCAGAAACCACATGGCCGTCGACGGGCTCGACCTGTCACTGGGGACCGGCGTACACGGCCTCCTCGGCCCCAACGGGGCGGGCAAGAGCACCCTCATCCGGGCTCTGGCCACCGTACTGCGCCCCGCCGAGGGCACCCTGGAACTGCTCGGCGAGTCCGCGGGCGGCAGAGGCGAGCACCGTGCGCTGCGCCGACGGATCGGCTACCTGCCGCAGGAGTTCGGCTACTACAAGCGCTTCACGGTCCGCGAGTTCGTCGAGTACATGGCGTGGCTGAAGGAGGTGCCCAAGGCGGACATCCCCGCGGCCGTGCAGCACGCCGTGGAGCGGGTGGGCCTGGCCGACCGTGCCGACAAGCGGATGAAGACCCTGTCCGGCGGCATGGTGCGGCGCGTGGGCATCGCCCAGGCCATCGTCAATGACCCGTCGATCCTGCTGCTGGACGAGCCCACGGCCAGCCTGGACCCGGCACAACGGCTGCGCTTTCGCGAACTGCTCCAGGAACTGGGCAAGGACACCTGTGTGGTCGTCTCGACCCACCTCGTGGAGGACGTGGCCGCCGCCTGCACCGACGTGGTGCTCTTCGCCGAGGGCCGGCTGGTTTTCCAGGGCACCCCGGAGGACCTGGCTGCGGCGGGCGGCCCCGAGCACGTGGGCGACAGCCCGCTGGAGCGCGGCTACTCGGCACTGCTGCTGGGCCCCGGCCGGGGAAGGGGCGCCTGGTGA
- a CDS encoding serine protease, with protein MNPDLSRVAAVIGARQGSGYLVGSRLVLTAAHVVEEQGTAEAVVIGGFGEVLCDVVWRRKDKACDAALLVARADLVPDAVSSRFAPLRWGELVRLDIQENCTAIGFPQVQRDESGELDSDQLDGRVKPGSGILRGRYALDISGIPPQSTADGSPWSGLSGAGLFCGGALIGVVATAPTRWQNGRLEAVPVRVITDDRGFQDALRTHGGTTVAVEALDDLSDQEREDRDFEVQYRHFVARGFDQVETLGAGSALGTIVWPLDTAFIALELAETAPRPAPGRSAIDVAAGKRIQDALHGRTRILLQGTAGSGKTTLMHWLAVRAAQGDLPSELDQLQARVPIVVPLRKVLHKSQKLPQVETLLHDVEYPSASLQPVGWLTRLLRKGRVLLLIDGIDEVPHDKRQAVRDWLKALLAEHEHTAVVVTSRPSAVPDSWLTASKFTGFSVLPMSPQDVGTFVDRWFAALLEAEGWSGYRKYAERGRRLLRAELDSIRPAAQMAANPRLCSLICALWLQNQGSLPKDPMSLHVAALRLLLEERDIQRGIGSTEGVRLDLGSKASLLVSLALWMTLNGATEMTESRTVRILEKDLRWIRPDPAGNAKSVLRHLLIRSGVLRETKGTVDFEHSTFRDFFAALGLVHGDHFGFLVNHAHDPHYEDIVRMAVGHCGSAEADQLLLELVQRGDREPEHRERIHLLATSSLEYAARADAEVRQEVLRRAKALVPPRDDAAAGLLAGAGAAVLDLLPGPDGITVEEARAVVLAAGTIGGTTASAFLKRFQQHDDPAVRKRVHWGLDRASRAPSPDTNGTAPRAL; from the coding sequence GTGAACCCGGACCTCTCGCGTGTCGCTGCCGTCATCGGCGCGCGGCAGGGCAGCGGCTACCTCGTCGGGTCACGGCTGGTCCTCACGGCCGCGCACGTTGTGGAGGAACAGGGCACCGCCGAAGCAGTGGTGATCGGCGGGTTCGGCGAGGTGCTCTGTGATGTCGTGTGGCGACGCAAGGACAAGGCGTGCGATGCGGCCCTGCTCGTGGCACGCGCCGACCTCGTGCCGGATGCCGTGTCGTCCCGTTTCGCCCCGCTGCGCTGGGGCGAGCTGGTCCGCCTAGATATCCAAGAGAACTGCACGGCCATCGGCTTCCCACAGGTCCAGCGCGACGAATCGGGCGAACTCGACAGCGATCAGCTCGACGGCCGGGTCAAACCAGGGTCAGGGATCCTGCGTGGCCGGTATGCGCTGGACATCAGCGGCATCCCACCGCAATCAACGGCGGACGGATCGCCCTGGTCGGGCCTGTCGGGGGCCGGTCTCTTCTGCGGAGGTGCACTGATCGGCGTGGTCGCCACGGCACCGACCCGCTGGCAGAACGGCCGGCTGGAAGCGGTCCCGGTGCGAGTGATCACCGACGATCGGGGATTCCAGGACGCCCTGCGCACGCACGGCGGCACGACCGTCGCCGTAGAGGCCCTGGACGACCTTTCCGACCAGGAGCGCGAGGACCGCGACTTCGAAGTGCAGTACCGGCACTTCGTCGCACGCGGCTTCGACCAGGTCGAGACGCTGGGCGCCGGCTCCGCACTCGGCACGATCGTATGGCCCCTCGACACGGCCTTCATCGCCCTCGAACTCGCAGAGACAGCGCCCCGCCCCGCCCCCGGCCGCTCCGCCATCGACGTGGCGGCCGGCAAACGCATCCAGGACGCGCTGCACGGCCGGACGCGGATCCTGCTCCAGGGCACTGCCGGATCCGGAAAGACCACACTCATGCACTGGCTCGCGGTGCGGGCCGCGCAGGGGGATCTGCCCTCCGAGCTGGACCAGCTCCAGGCCAGGGTGCCCATCGTCGTCCCTCTGCGGAAGGTCCTCCACAAATCGCAGAAACTTCCTCAAGTCGAGACCCTACTGCACGACGTGGAGTACCCAAGCGCGTCCCTCCAGCCCGTGGGCTGGCTGACACGGCTGCTGCGCAAGGGCCGGGTCCTGCTCCTGATCGACGGCATCGACGAGGTCCCGCACGACAAGCGCCAAGCAGTGCGTGACTGGCTGAAGGCGCTCCTCGCTGAGCACGAGCACACCGCTGTGGTGGTGACGTCCCGCCCGTCCGCAGTGCCGGACAGCTGGCTCACCGCGAGCAAGTTCACCGGATTCAGCGTGCTGCCGATGAGCCCCCAGGACGTGGGCACGTTTGTCGACCGCTGGTTCGCCGCCCTGCTGGAGGCCGAAGGCTGGAGCGGGTACAGGAAGTACGCGGAGCGCGGGCGCAGACTCCTGCGGGCCGAACTGGACAGCATCAGGCCCGCGGCGCAGATGGCGGCGAATCCCCGCCTCTGTTCGCTGATCTGCGCACTGTGGCTCCAAAACCAGGGGTCCTTGCCAAAGGACCCCATGTCGCTGCATGTCGCGGCACTCCGCCTCCTGCTGGAAGAGCGCGACATTCAACGCGGAATCGGCTCTACGGAGGGTGTCAGGCTGGACTTGGGCTCAAAAGCGAGTCTCCTCGTGTCCCTCGCGCTCTGGATGACCCTGAACGGGGCGACCGAGATGACCGAAAGCCGTACGGTGCGCATCCTCGAGAAGGACCTGCGCTGGATCAGACCGGACCCTGCGGGAAACGCGAAGTCGGTGCTGCGCCATCTGCTGATCCGCAGCGGAGTTCTGCGTGAGACGAAGGGCACCGTCGATTTCGAGCACAGCACCTTTCGGGACTTCTTCGCGGCCCTGGGGCTCGTGCACGGGGACCACTTCGGCTTCCTGGTCAATCACGCCCACGACCCGCACTACGAAGACATCGTGCGCATGGCAGTCGGCCACTGCGGCTCAGCTGAAGCCGATCAGCTACTGCTGGAGCTCGTCCAACGAGGAGACCGGGAACCGGAGCACCGCGAGAGGATCCACCTGCTCGCGACTTCGTCGCTCGAGTACGCGGCGCGGGCCGACGCAGAGGTCCGCCAGGAAGTCCTCCGCCGGGCCAAGGCACTCGTTCCGCCCCGGGACGACGCAGCTGCTGGTCTACTCGCGGGGGCGGGGGCGGCGGTGCTAGACCTGCTGCCGGGGCCGGACGGCATCACTGTCGAAGAAGCACGGGCCGTGGTTCTGGCAGCCGGCACGATCGGCGGGACCACCGCCTCGGCTTTCCTGAAGCGCTTCCAACAACACGACGATCCCGCAGTGCGGAAGCGCGTGCACTGGGGACTCGACCGCGCCAGCCGGGCACCGAGCCCTGACACGAACGGCACCGCCCCCAGAGCTCTTTGA
- a CDS encoding M1 family aminopeptidase — protein MTRARSRWRRRAARRIRGRSSTAPWSTRTPTQWFGNSVSFADWRNGCLAECFAQYANQLWEEETGADLDTGFYRAMLEESEADPDFWSTRLYDPGKGRELHHALYSKGPMMLHALRRTVGDQAFFDTLKRWQRDHRHGNASWPQFEALAQEVSGKDLTGFFDAWAHGTTAPPKKYLLPGSLGSLG, from the coding sequence ATGACGAGGGCCCGCTCGCGCTGGAGACGCAGAGCCGCCCGACGTATCAGGGGGCGTTCTTCGACAGCTCCATGGTCCACGAGAACGCCCACCCAGTGGTTCGGGAACAGCGTCTCCTTCGCCGACTGGCGCAACGGCTGTCTGGCCGAGTGCTTCGCCCAGTACGCCAACCAGTTGTGGGAGGAGGAGACCGGGGCCGACCTGGACACCGGCTTCTACCGCGCCATGCTGGAGGAGAGCGAGGCGGACCCCGACTTCTGGTCGACCAGGCTGTACGACCCCGGCAAGGGCCGCGAACTGCACCACGCCCTGTACAGCAAGGGGCCCATGATGCTGCACGCCCTGCGTCGCACGGTCGGCGACCAGGCGTTCTTCGACACCCTCAAGCGCTGGCAGCGCGACCACCGCCACGGCAACGCCTCCTGGCCGCAGTTCGAGGCGCTCGCCCAGGAGGTGTCCGGCAAGGACCTCACCGGTTTCTTCGACGCCTGGGCACACGGCACCACCGCTCCGCCGAAGAAGTACCTCCTCCCGGGCTCCCTCGGGTCCCTCGGGTAG
- a CDS encoding RNA polymerase sigma factor, with protein MRSVRKTSGELDEEHLVRLVARGDRAAFEELYRRTSPWMAVRLRRRCADEQIVAEVMQETYLAVWRAAGAFSGAAAGGTAVGWLWTIAARRLVDAFRRRAHHAEPPPTAAPQSMAPAAEEEALAATVGGEVGDALRRLAPELRQVLQAMVLDGLSVRETSVLLGLPEGTVKTRARRARIELRKALA; from the coding sequence GTGAGATCAGTCAGGAAGACATCGGGCGAACTGGACGAGGAGCATCTCGTCCGGCTGGTGGCCAGAGGCGACCGTGCCGCGTTCGAGGAGCTGTACCGGCGTACGTCGCCGTGGATGGCGGTGCGGCTGCGCCGCCGCTGCGCGGACGAGCAGATCGTCGCCGAGGTCATGCAGGAGACGTATCTGGCGGTGTGGCGCGCGGCGGGTGCGTTCAGCGGGGCCGCGGCTGGGGGAACCGCCGTCGGCTGGCTGTGGACGATCGCGGCGCGCCGACTCGTCGACGCGTTCCGGCGCAGGGCCCACCACGCGGAGCCGCCGCCCACGGCTGCCCCGCAGTCCATGGCGCCCGCCGCCGAGGAGGAGGCGCTCGCGGCGACCGTCGGTGGTGAGGTCGGGGACGCGCTGCGGCGCCTCGCGCCGGAGCTCAGACAGGTACTGCAGGCCATGGTGCTTGACGGGCTGTCCGTCCGGGAGACCTCTGTCTTGCTGGGATTGCCCGAGGGCACGGTCAAGACCCGTGCCCGCCGGGCCCGGATCGAGCTGCGGAAGGCACTGGCATGA